DNA sequence from the Carnobacterium funditum DSM 5970 genome:
TTTTTATTTTTTGTATTGTCCATTTTTTCAGAAACATTGCAGTATTTACATTTAAAGAATTTACCAGACTTTCCTTCATGAATTTCCATCTTACGATGGCATTGAACGCAACGTTTATTAGAAACTTTTGGTTCTTTAAAGCGTCTATATGAACAAGTTATTTTGCTACAAATCAGCATTTTTCCTTCTCGACCGCTTCGTTCTTTCAAAAGTTCGCCACACTCTGGACAAGTTTTAGTTGTAAGAGAATAGTCTTTATAAGACTGTTCACTCATTTTTATTTCTTTAACTAATTTTTTTGTTTCTATTTTTATTTGTTCTAAAAATACCTCTTTTTTTAATTTTCCAGCAGCTATTTGTTCTAGTGATTTTTCCCATTGACTTGTTAAATCAGGTGTAACCAATGCTGAGTTAACTAATGTTAATAGTTGCTTACCTTTAGGAGATACAGATAACTTTGTTGCATGTCGTTCCATTAATTGACTGCTTATTAATTTTTCAATAATCTCAGCACGTGTTGCTGGAGTTCCTAGACTGTGTTTTTCCATTGCTTGAAGTAAGGTAGACTCAGTCAATCTTCCTGGCGCTTTTGTCAGTTCTTTTTTAGCCTGAAAAATTAAATTGCCCAACTGTTCTCCTTGCTTGAAGCGTTTCTTCACTTTAATAGGTTCCGTTTTACGCCATCCATTTTCCAGAACAAGTTCTTGTTTCAATTTAAAAGTAGCATCTGTTGTGGCTAATAGATACGTTGTCTTAGCTACTTTATAAGCAGGTAAAAATAAGCCAATGAATCGTTCGACAATCATTCGATAGATGCGTAATTCATCTTGATCCATTTTTTCAAGATGAGCTCGTTCTTCTGTCGGGATAATCCCATGGTGGTCCGTTACTTTAGTATCATCAAAAAGCGCTGTCTGAGTAACTTGGGCCCCTTTTTTTATAATGCTTTTCACCTCTTCAGTAGCAAATCCGCGAACAGCTTGCAAGCGATCTTTTAACGTTTCTTTCATATCTAAAGTTAGGTATTTAGAATCCGTTCTTGGATAAGAAACAATTTTGTGTCGTTCGTATAGAGTTTGCATCACACTTAATGTCTTTTTAGCAGAAAACTGATACCGTTGATTGGCTTCTCGTTGGAGCTCAGTTAAATCATAAGGCAAAGGTGGAAGTTGAGTTTGACTGTTTTCTTTTACTTCTTTTACCTCAACGGCTTGTTTATTTAAATTACTTACTATTTTCTCAGCTTCGACTTGATCCTTTATTCTTTCTGGAGCCCCCTCACTTAATGTTGCCGTTTGGCCCTCAATGGTTAAGTTAATACTAAAGTATGTTTCCGCTACAAAATCTTCTATACGAGCTTCTTGTTTTCTGACCATGGCAAGTGTCGGTGTTTGAACTCTTCCTGCAGATAAGCTGTCTTGATATTTTACTGTTAATGCTCTTGTTACATTCAAGCCTACTAGCCAATCAGCTTCAGAACGGGCAACTGCTGCATCATATAGATCATCATATTTTTTGCTAGGATAAAGTTGTTTAAACCCATTTCGAATAGCTTGATCCGTTTGTGATGAAATCCATAACCGTTGTACCGGTTTTTTAAACTTAACATAATCCAAAATCCATCTAGCTACTAGTTCACCTTCACGTCCAGCATCTGTCGCAATGACCGCTTTGTTTACATCTTTTCGTTGAGAAAGTTGTTTAATTATTTTTAATTGGGCAGCCGTATTTTTTAACGGTTTTATTTGCATCTCTTCTGGAATCAATGGCAGGCTTTCCATATTCCATGTAGCCCATTCTGACCTATAATCTTCAGGCATCTTAAGTCCTAGCAAATGTCCAAGAGCCCATGTTACGATGATATCTTCGCCTTCAATATAACTTTTATTCTTTTTTTCAGCTCCTAAAACTCGGGCTATTTCTTTTCCTACACTTGGTTTTTCAGCGATAATTAAGGTTTTCATATCCATTCCTTTCTTTTTCTTCTATCTATCTATTAAGTTAAGTTTCTAGTTAAATTGGTTTGCATTCTTTCAGCAACATGATACTGTGAAATAATTGTATGTCATCTTCGCACTCCAGACAGTATCTGTTTTGATTCTCATCCCAAAAAGCAGATAGATAATCTTTCTTAGTTTGACAATTAGGATACTTCGTTTGAAGTAATTCAAACTCTTGTTGGTATTCAAGCAAAGCCTCATCAAATGTTTCAAAAGTTTTAAATTGACTTATTTGTTCTTTCCAATCATCAAAAAACCACCAAGGTTCATACTCCCCTTGCAATTCTATTACTTGAAACATTTTTTTCACTCCAATTGTATAGTATTATACGCGATATAATTATATCATATGTCTCTTTGAATAGTTGACGAATTCACTTTTGCCTTATAAAATGATGGAGACAGAAGTTTTTTTAAAGGAGGAGATTAAAATCATAAACCTTTTCCAAAAATTAAAAAGAAAAAAATCATCCAATCTTAAATCAAAAAAAATAGAATTGGCAGGAGGGAAAACGATGAAAAAGGTGAAAATGACTGTCACAGGGCATGTCCAAGGAGTCGGGTTTCGTTTTATGACAAAGATGGTTGCTGACCAGATTGGAGTTTTCGGATCTGTAAGAAATCAATCTGACGGAAGCGTTTATATAGAAGCCAATGGAGATCCTGCTAAAATAGAGGCATTTATAGATAAAATCAGGCAATCTCCCTCACCGAGTGGAGAAGTTGAACGACTAGATATAACCGAGGATTCTTCTTTGCCCGAAAAAATTAAATTTTCTATAACTAATTGAAATCAATTCACATATCCTGTATAGTTGGATTTGTTATTAATAAAAACATATAAAATGAAGGATAGTGAGCAATGAAAAAATTAAATAAATACCTCTTGACTGGATCGCTTTTAAGCGTCATGCTTTTTCTTTCTGGTTGTATGAGTACAGACAAACAAGGAAATCCTGAAGGTTTTATCTATGAACTTTTAGTCGTTCCTACGCAACAACTTATCCTTCGGTTAGCAGATACGTTTAATGGCAGTTATGGTTTTGCAATTATCATCATCACATTAATTGTGCGAATCATTATTTTGCCTTTGAATCTAAGCCAATCAAGGAAATCGTTAGCTCAACAAGAAAGAACAGCTGTAATAAAACCCGAATTAGATGTTATACAAGCTAAACAAAAAGCTGCAAAAACAAATGAAGAAAAAGCCGTTGCTCAACAAGAGTTAATGAGTCTTTATAAAGATAACAATATGAGTATGTTGGGTGGCATTGGTTGCTTACCATTACTTATTCAAATGCCAATCTTTACTGCCATGTTTCAAGCCATTCGGTTGTCTGACGAAATTGCAAGCAGTACATTTATGGGAATTGGTTTAGGTGCAAGAAACATACCTTTAGCTATTGCTGCAGGGTTAATTTATTTAGTCCAAGCCTATGTTTCAATGATTGGTTTAGCACCTGAGCAAAAGAAACAAATGAAGACGATGATGTACATGAATCCAATTATGATTTTAGTATTCACTATTTCTTCTCCTGCTGGATTAGGTCTATACTGGTTAGTTGGTGGCTTTTTCGGAGTGTTCCAAACACTTCTTACTAACTTTTATTACAAACCTAGAATACAGGCTGAAATTGCAGAAGAAATTAAAAATCGACCTAAAAAGGAACGTGTCATCAAACAAGCCGAACCAATTCAAGAACAGAATAAAGAATTAACAGATGAACCTGTTCCTTCTAATTCTTCTGATGATAACCCTGAACGCAATGCCGGTAAACAACAACGAAGATAAAAAAAGATTTCTGCCTTTAAAAAAGGCAGAAATCTTTTTTTGATTAATTATTTTCTTTTGGTTCATTTATTTCATTTTGGTGAATTGGAAGCTTTATTCTAAATATAGAACCATAATCCAAAACACTTTCAACAAAAATCGTTCCTTTATAACCTGTTAGAAGTTCTTTTGCAATAGCTAAACCTAACCCATTTCCGCCTTTATGACGGCTTCTCGCCTTGTCAACACGATAAAAACGATTAAATATTTTTTCCGTATCTTCTTGTGACATGCCTTCTCCGAAATCTTGAATAGCAATATCCACATTTTGTTTGTCGGCAGCAATCGACACATGAATTTCTTTTCTATCAGATGAATACTTCACTGCGTTATCTAATATAATGACCAAAATTTGTTCTAGATGATTCCGATATATTGAGACATCCGTTTCATCGCGAATAGCATCATCTAAATTAAATACAAAGTCAGGATAAATAAGTTTAAAGTTATTTATTATTTGTAGAACTAAAGGTTTGATAGCTGTTTTTTCATTTTTATAATGAATTTCAACTTGTTCAGCCCTTGATAGATCGAGCATTTCTTGAACTAAGCTCTTCATTCTCTCTATTTCTTGCAAAGAAGCCTGTAGTGATTCGTCTAAAACTTCAGGATCATCTTTCCCCCAACGATTCAACAACTTTAAATGACCTTCCATTATAGCAACAGGTGTTCTTAATTCGTGAGAAACGTCTTCAACAAAATCTTTTTGTTGCTCAATGTATTTCTGCATTCTATCTAGCATATCATTGAAAACCGTTGATAAATGAGTCAACTCATCATTTTCATCATCTATTTCAATTCGGGAAGTGGATTGTGTATCCTTACGAATATCATTCATTGTATTAGTGATTTTTTTGATTGGCTTTAAAAAATTACCCGCTAGTAAATAACCAAGAATAGCACTGAATACTAAAGCTAAAATCCCAATACCTCCGATAGTCCATAAAATCCGCTCGCTCATTTGGTGGTAATTGACCATCTCGTTTTTTACTTGGACATACCCAATTAAATTTTGTGTCACTCTAGAATAGATTGGAGAAACCCCTTGTATTTCTTCTTTATTCTGAATTTCAATTGGCTCAATTAGAAGCTGTGCTGATTTTTTAAACGGGATGTCTTTTGGTTCAGTTTCAAATAATAATCTTGAAGTTGGACTGTAAACTCGAACTAATACACCCTCTTCATTCATTTTAGCAAAAATAGTATCTTGGTAATTACTAGATTGTCCATAAACTAAGTTCCGTTGGTCAAATTCTTCACCCAATTCAAGCGTATTAGACGTATAATTCCCACTTAAATTTAAATAGACTGTTTCTTTTGACAACGCATTTGATCCACCATTCAGACGATTTGTAACACCAATTAAAATTTCTTTTACATCTTTTGTTTCTTCAGCCAACATAATTTGTCTGAATCCAATAAAAATAGCCACCGTAAAAATGGTGTATGTGAGAAATATCGCTAAAGTAGCACCTATTGTCCATTTCCATTTTAAAGAGATGCGTTTTTTCTTATCTTTTTTTAAAAAAGGTCGTATCACGTACGCATCACATATCCCGTTCCACGAACTGTTTGAATGTAACTATCTACGCCCGGGACATCAATTTTATTTCTTAAATAACGAATATAAACATCTACTACATTTGTTTCTACTTCAGATTCATAACCCCAAACCTTATTTAATAAGATGTCTCTCGCCAAAACAACATTGACATTTTCCATTAATTCTAGTAACAATTCATACTCTCTTTTTGTCAATTCGATAACTTTTTCCCCACGATGAACAACGTGATTTTCTTTTTCAATCGTTAAATCGCGATAGCTTACAGTTGTTTGCTTGGTGATATTTTGCTCATTTTCAATTTCAATCCGACGAAACAATGCCCGCATCCTAGCTAATAATTCTTCAATAGCGAAAGGTTTCACGATGTAATCATCTGCACCATGGTCTAACCCACTGACACGATCGATGACAGAATCTCTAGCAGTCATCATGATAATTGGTACATTACTGACTTGACGAATACGACGGCATACGTCTATACCATTTAATTCTGGTAACATTAAATCTAATAAAATGACATCCCATTTTTTCTTTTTATTTAATGCCGATTCCAAACCTGAACGACCATCATAACGAACTTCTGTTTCATATCCTTCATGTTTTAATTCTAATTCAACAAAACGCGCTAAATTCTTTTCATCTTCAATAATTAATATTCTATTCATTCAATTCCCACCATTTCTTCTATTTTCACTGGTCTTTGCCTTTGTTACAATACCATGCTACTCTAATTTTCTCAATAAAAATTCTCATAGAGTTATTATAATTTTACCATAAATTAAAATAAAATGAGAAAATTAAATCTTTTACCCTATTGACCACTATTTTTTCTTGTGTTTATTTTATGAATTTGATTCTATCATAAAATTTAAACCGTTTAGCCAATGTAATCGCGCAAAAAAAATTTATTTATATTACAAAAACAACCACAAATTAGCATAATAAAATGCAACTCTGTGGTTGTTATTTTTAAAAAAAATATTTCAAATTGCTTATAATTCTTCTTGACCTTTATCTCCATACCAATCAAAGTGGAAAGTACCAGCTCTATCCGTTCTTTCATACGTATGAGCACCAAAGTAATCTCTTTGAGCTTGAATAATATTAGCAGGCAATCTAGCTGAGCGGTAAGAATCATAATAAGCTATGGCTGAAGAAAATGTCGGTATTGGAACACCGGATTTTACAGCAATACCTATTACATCTCTTGTAGCGTCTTGATAGTTTTTAGTAATATCCATAAAGTAATCATCTAACATCAAGTTTTTTAATTCAGGATTTTTATCATACGCATCTGTAATTTTTTGTAAGAAACGAGCACGAATGATGCACCCTGCACGGAAGATTTTAGCAATTTGTCCATATTGCAAGTTCCAATCGTACTCTTCACTAGCAGTACGCATTTGAGCAAATCCCTGAGCATAACTCATAATTTTACTGAAGTACAAAGCTTTACGTATATTTTCAACTAAAACAGCTTTGTCTCCATCAAATGAATAGTCTGTTGGTTTAGGTAAAATTTCACTTGCTGCTACACGTTCCTCTTTCAAAGCTGAAATGTATCTAGCGAAAACAGATTCTGTAATCAAAGGTAGCGGTACGCCTAAATCTAGTGCACTTTGTGATGTCCATTTACCTGTTCCTTTATTACCAGCTCGGTCCAATATAATATCAATCATTGGTTGGCCAGTTTCTGGATCTTTTTTGGTTAAGGCATCTGCTGTAAGCTCGATTAAAAAGCTGTCCAATTCACCTTTATTCCATTCTGCGAAAACTTCTGCTACTTCTTCAACTGATAAACCAGCTACTTTACGCAATAAGTCATAAGATTCTGCAATTAATTGCATGTCGCCATACTCGATTCCATTATGCACCATCTTGACATAATGACCGGCTCCGTTTGGTCCAATATAAGCGACACATGGTTGACCATCTTCAGCAACTGCCGCAATTTTTTCTAAAATTGGTGCTACCAAATCGTATGCTTCTTTTTGTCCTCCAGGCATGATTGCAGGTCCTAATAAGGCGCCCTCTTCTCCACCTGACACACCAGTACCAATAAAATTAATACCAGATTCAGCTAATGCTTCGCTACGTCGAATAGTATCTTTAAAGAAGGTATTACCCCCATCGATTAAAACATCTCCTGAATCAAGGTGTGGCAAAAGTCCTTGAATTGTTGCATCTGTTCCTTTTCCAGCTTGTACCATTAGCAAAATACGACGCGGTTTTTCTAATGATTCAACAAATTTTTCCATTGTATATGTTGGGACTAGGTTTTTATCTGGATGTTCTGCCACAACTGCTTCTGTTTTTGATCCAGTTCGGTTAAAAATAGAAACACTATACCCTCTGCTTTCAATATTTAAAGCTAAGTTTTTACCCATTACAGCCATTCCTACCACACCAATTTGTTGTTTACTCATTGGTTAATTTCCCCCTTTAAATTTTTGCGTTACTGTTTAATTTTAAAGATTCATCTGACCCTACTATCCTACCAAAAATACGGTGAGATTAAAAGTAGGGAGTACCTGAGAGTAGTTAATTCCACGACTATTTTCTTAAAGACTTAAATGAACCAACTTATTCAAAATCGAATTACTATTCTTTAAGCTCTATTGCTACTATTATTTTTTTGATAATATTTACCTCTATTTTATATTTAATTTCTATATTATTGCTTGATTTTTTTTAAAATAGTGTATGATTAGTCTATAGGTAGAAATTAATTGTTTATTGAATGAGGAGGTTTATAATGTATCAATCTTATTATACTGATTTTGATGGTCATATAATTATGAGCGAAAAAGATCAGATAAGCGATTGGCTCCACGTAACAAATCCAACCGTTGATGAAATTGAGTACTTATCGAAAAAATTTAACTTTCCAAAAGATTATATATCTTCTGTCAAAGATCCAGATGAACTTGCTCGGCAAGAAAAACTAGGAATGGATCCAGCAAAAGACCCAAATCTGATTGTATTTAATTACCCAACCAAAATAACGAATAAATCAGGGTATGATGAATATTTAACGACTCCTATTTCTATGATCTTAACTAAAGATACACTTATTACGGCTGTAGAAGATACCCCTGTGTTCTTGAAAAACATTATGAATAATCAATCTGGCTATCCAGTAAACACCAAAAAAAAAGAACAGTTCGTTTTAGAGGTCGCTTGGCAAATTTCCTCACTTTATGTTTTTTATTTAAAAGAAATTATCCTAAAAACAGAATCTATGGAAAGACAATTAACTAAATCTACTGAAAACGAACAATTATTTGCTTTAATGTCTCTTCAAAAAAGTCTTATTTATTTTAGTTCCTCTATCCATGCAAGTCATCTAATTTTTAATGATTTAAAAGAAATAGATTCTTTTACCGAACGTACTGAAAATCGCAATTTATTACATGATGTTATCGTTGAAAGCAGACAGGCTGAAGTTATGATAGAAGAAACTTCTAAACTTTTAGATCAAATTAGTGATATTTTTCCATCTATTATTTCTAATAATCTAAATAATATTATGAAAATTTTAACATCAATCACTATCGTTTTAACCATTCCAACAATTCTCGGTGGGTTTTGGGGTATGAATGTTAATTTACCAATTGATAATGGACCAAACGCTTTTTGGGCTATCATGTTTTTGATCCTTTTTATTAGTATCATAACAACATGGATTTTAAAAAAGAATAATTATTTCTAAAAAAACTTGATAAATCATCCTCTTTCAGTGTACAATATAGTAAATGTGCCAAATGAAAGTAGGCGAATAATGTCATGGCAAATAAAGATAAAACTAAACAAACAAACACAACTAGAAAAATGACCAAAATCTTTGTTTGGGTTATGTTGTTTTCTATGGTCGGTACTATAGTCATCGGTACTATCATAAAATTAATTGCTTTTTAAAAATAAATTCCGCTACTCAATGGAGTAACGGAATTTTTTATTTGTTTAAGTTTTTATCTTTTTGGATTTCAGCTAAGTTAATTAGTTCATTTGCATGCTCAATCGTTAACTTTGTAATTTCTGTACCTGCTAACATACGAGCAACTTCATTAATTTTTTCAATTTCCGATAGTGCTGCTACATGCGTTTCCGTTCGTTCCTCAATGATTGTCTTAGAAATATATAAATGATGAGTAGCCATAGCTGCTACTTGAGGCAAATGAGTTATACATAAAACCTGTGAATGCGTAGCAACCATGTAAATCTTGTTCGCAATTGCTTGAGCGACTCTTCCACTAACACCCGTATCCACTTCATCAAAAATAATACTAGTTAACCCTTGAGTCTTTGAAAAAATAGTTTTCATTGCCAACATTATTCTAGAAAGTTCACCCCCAGAAGCTACTTTGACTAAAGGTTTGAGCGGTTCTCCAGGGTTAGTCGCAATATAGAATTCTATCCGATCCAGTCCTGTTTCATGAGCTCCGTTCAAGATCTCATCTTGATTTTTTTCAAAAAAATACACTTTTAATATAACTTTATCCATAAATAATTCTTTAAATTGTTCATGGATAGCTTCCTCTAATTTTACAGCAGCTACTTGTCGCATTTGAGATAAGGTTTCACCCTCATCGATCAATTCTTTTGAGAGAACATCCATTTCTGCTTTTAAATAATTGACATGATCTTCACGATTTTGCAGTTGATCAATCTCTACAGTAATTTTTTCATAATAATTTTTTATCTCTTCAATAGATTCTCCATATTTTCTTTTCATTTGATAAATAAGTTCTAATCTTTTTTCAAGTTCGTTTAATCGATCTTCATCATAAGCCATTTGATCCATCTCTCGTAGAATATCACTAGCAACTTCTTGTAATTGAAAATAACTGCTTGCAACAACCTCTGAAAATTGTTTGTACGTACGATCGATATCCTCTATTGAACTTATTTCTGTCATTGCTTGTCCAATTAGATCAATGCCATTACTTTCTTCACCCTGTAGTGCATCATAACTTTCTGATAAAGCATTAGTAATTTTTTGGTAGTTCATCAATAGATTTTTCTCTTCTAATAACTCCTCTTCTTCTCTATCAATTAATTCAGCCATTTCGATATCATTTGCTTGAAATTGCAACATATCTAACCTTTGAGCAAATTCTTGTTCACTATTTTGCCACTTACGATAAGCTTTCTTTGTTTCTACATACCTAGAAAAAGTTGAACGGTAAGTATCTTTTATTTTTTGTAGTGACTCATCACCAAATTGGTCCAACATCGTTAAATGTCTCTCAGGATTCATCAATTCTTGATGCTCGTTTTGCCCGTGAATATCAATTAATGTTTCACCAATCAATCTCAACGTCGCAATATTAACTAAACGTCCGTTGATACGACAAACATTTTTTCCGTTACGGTGAATGTCCCGTTGGATAATAACATCATCATTTTCACTTTCAATATCATACTGCTTTAATAATTTATACGTTGTCAAGTTCCCTTCCATTGAGAAAAGTCCCTCTAATGCACATTTGCTTTCACCGTGTCGAATAAATTCATTAGAACCACGTCCACCAGCTAATAACCCTACAGCATCAATGATAATTGACTTTCCTGCACCTGTTTCACCTGTCAAGACTGTCATACCTGTTTCAAAAGTTAAACTCAAATCATGAATAATAGCAAAGTTTTTAATGGTTAATTCTTGTAACAATTCGTTCACCTCCATCAACTCGCCTACTTAAAATCTACAACATACTGATAAAATGATTTTTCAATTTTTTGGCCAATTCGTTAGAACGACAAATAATTAATACACTATCGTCTCCTGAAACCGTTCCAAATATTTCTTCGAATTCTGATAGATCTATTAAAGAACCTAAAGCAAAAGCATTCCCCGGAATTGTCCGAACCAAAAGTAAGTAGTCTTGCACATCAGCTGAAACAAAACATGTTTTCAGTAAGCGCTCTAATTTTTTTGAAGTATCATAATGCACATCGGGTGGTAAACTATAACGGTAGCTACCTGATATAGAAGGAACTTTTATTAATTGTAGTTCTTTGATATCACGAGAAATAGTAGCTTGAGTTACTTCAGTACCTTGATCTTTTAAAATAGATACAAAATCCTCTTGTTTTTCAATTACATGATCTTGTATAAGACTTTTTAGCAATTGATGCCGTTCTTTCTTCTTCATAATTCCACCTCATTTTAATGTAAGTATAATTATACAGCGTTTTACTCATCATACCGTATATTTTCTAGATATAATAGCAAATTATATCAGGTTTATTAAAATATTGAAGAAAAAAGCAAAAAAATTGTATATGAATATACAATTTTTAATTCTGTTTAGCTTGAAAATTTTCATGTGCCATCTTTACTACATTATTAATATCGATCGCTTCATTTATAAATCCTTTTAATTTGTCATTCCATTTTAAGTGAGCTAAAAATTCAATGTTTCCTTGTCCACCGGTAATCGGAGAAAAACTTAATGCTTCAACATCATATCCTTGATCAAGAGAAAACTGAACCATTTTTATTAATACTTCTTGGTGGATAATTGGATCGTGTATAATTCCTTTTTCTCCTACATCATTACGATTAGCTTCAAATTGAGGCTTAATTAAAGCCAATACATCTCCTCCAGCGGAAATAATTTCTTTTAATACTGGTAGAATGATACGCAATGAAATAAAGGATACATCTATTGAGACCAAATCAGGCTGACCATCTTTAAAATCTTCCAATTTACTATTCCTAAAATTTGTTTGTTCCATCACTACCACACGTGAATCTTGTCTCAACTTCCAAGATAGTTGATTTGTCCCAACATCTAATGCATAACTTAATTTTGCTCCATGCTGTAATGCTGCATCTGTAAAACCACCAGTTGATGATCCAATATCTAACATTATTTTATTTTTTACTGTCACATCAAAAATAGACATAGCTTTTTCTAGCTTCAATCCCCCTCTACTGACATAACGTAATATTTCACCTTTACGTTTCAATTGGGTTGTAACGGGGATTTTTTCACCAGCTGTATCG
Encoded proteins:
- a CDS encoding DUF1033 family protein, whose translation is MFQVIELQGEYEPWWFFDDWKEQISQFKTFETFDEALLEYQQEFELLQTKYPNCQTKKDYLSAFWDENQNRYCLECEDDIQLFHSIMLLKECKPI
- the gndA gene encoding NADP-dependent phosphogluconate dehydrogenase — translated: MSKQQIGVVGMAVMGKNLALNIESRGYSVSIFNRTGSKTEAVVAEHPDKNLVPTYTMEKFVESLEKPRRILLMVQAGKGTDATIQGLLPHLDSGDVLIDGGNTFFKDTIRRSEALAESGINFIGTGVSGGEEGALLGPAIMPGGQKEAYDLVAPILEKIAAVAEDGQPCVAYIGPNGAGHYVKMVHNGIEYGDMQLIAESYDLLRKVAGLSVEEVAEVFAEWNKGELDSFLIELTADALTKKDPETGQPMIDIILDRAGNKGTGKWTSQSALDLGVPLPLITESVFARYISALKEERVAASEILPKPTDYSFDGDKAVLVENIRKALYFSKIMSYAQGFAQMRTASEEYDWNLQYGQIAKIFRAGCIIRARFLQKITDAYDKNPELKNLMLDDYFMDITKNYQDATRDVIGIAVKSGVPIPTFSSAIAYYDSYRSARLPANIIQAQRDYFGAHTYERTDRAGTFHFDWYGDKGQEEL
- a CDS encoding DNA topoisomerase 3, translating into MDMKTLIIAEKPSVGKEIARVLGAEKKNKSYIEGEDIIVTWALGHLLGLKMPEDYRSEWATWNMESLPLIPEEMQIKPLKNTAAQLKIIKQLSQRKDVNKAVIATDAGREGELVARWILDYVKFKKPVQRLWISSQTDQAIRNGFKQLYPSKKYDDLYDAAVARSEADWLVGLNVTRALTVKYQDSLSAGRVQTPTLAMVRKQEARIEDFVAETYFSINLTIEGQTATLSEGAPERIKDQVEAEKIVSNLNKQAVEVKEVKENSQTQLPPLPYDLTELQREANQRYQFSAKKTLSVMQTLYERHKIVSYPRTDSKYLTLDMKETLKDRLQAVRGFATEEVKSIIKKGAQVTQTALFDDTKVTDHHGIIPTEERAHLEKMDQDELRIYRMIVERFIGLFLPAYKVAKTTYLLATTDATFKLKQELVLENGWRKTEPIKVKKRFKQGEQLGNLIFQAKKELTKAPGRLTESTLLQAMEKHSLGTPATRAEIIEKLISSQLMERHATKLSVSPKGKQLLTLVNSALVTPDLTSQWEKSLEQIAAGKLKKEVFLEQIKIETKKLVKEIKMSEQSYKDYSLTTKTCPECGELLKERSGREGKMLICSKITCSYRRFKEPKVSNKRCVQCHRKMEIHEGKSGKFFKCKYCNVSEKMDNTKNKKITKHETKRLMQKVNKEAQEEVESPLALALKAAMDKQEK
- a CDS encoding magnesium transporter CorA family protein, whose protein sequence is MYQSYYTDFDGHIIMSEKDQISDWLHVTNPTVDEIEYLSKKFNFPKDYISSVKDPDELARQEKLGMDPAKDPNLIVFNYPTKITNKSGYDEYLTTPISMILTKDTLITAVEDTPVFLKNIMNNQSGYPVNTKKKEQFVLEVAWQISSLYVFYLKEIILKTESMERQLTKSTENEQLFALMSLQKSLIYFSSSIHASHLIFNDLKEIDSFTERTENRNLLHDVIVESRQAEVMIEETSKLLDQISDIFPSIISNNLNNIMKILTSITIVLTIPTILGGFWGMNVNLPIDNGPNAFWAIMFLILFISIITTWILKKNNYF
- a CDS encoding response regulator transcription factor, which produces MNRILIIEDEKNLARFVELELKHEGYETEVRYDGRSGLESALNKKKKWDVILLDLMLPELNGIDVCRRIRQVSNVPIIMMTARDSVIDRVSGLDHGADDYIVKPFAIEELLARMRALFRRIEIENEQNITKQTTVSYRDLTIEKENHVVHRGEKVIELTKREYELLLELMENVNVVLARDILLNKVWGYESEVETNVVDVYIRYLRNKIDVPGVDSYIQTVRGTGYVMRT
- the yidC gene encoding membrane protein insertase YidC; this encodes MKKLNKYLLTGSLLSVMLFLSGCMSTDKQGNPEGFIYELLVVPTQQLILRLADTFNGSYGFAIIIITLIVRIIILPLNLSQSRKSLAQQERTAVIKPELDVIQAKQKAAKTNEEKAVAQQELMSLYKDNNMSMLGGIGCLPLLIQMPIFTAMFQAIRLSDEIASSTFMGIGLGARNIPLAIAAGLIYLVQAYVSMIGLAPEQKKQMKTMMYMNPIMILVFTISSPAGLGLYWLVGGFFGVFQTLLTNFYYKPRIQAEIAEEIKNRPKKERVIKQAEPIQEQNKELTDEPVPSNSSDDNPERNAGKQQRR
- a CDS encoding acylphosphatase, whose protein sequence is MKKVKMTVTGHVQGVGFRFMTKMVADQIGVFGSVRNQSDGSVYIEANGDPAKIEAFIDKIRQSPSPSGEVERLDITEDSSLPEKIKFSITN
- a CDS encoding sensor histidine kinase — its product is MAIFIGFRQIMLAEETKDVKEILIGVTNRLNGGSNALSKETVYLNLSGNYTSNTLELGEEFDQRNLVYGQSSNYQDTIFAKMNEEGVLVRVYSPTSRLLFETEPKDIPFKKSAQLLIEPIEIQNKEEIQGVSPIYSRVTQNLIGYVQVKNEMVNYHQMSERILWTIGGIGILALVFSAILGYLLAGNFLKPIKKITNTMNDIRKDTQSTSRIEIDDENDELTHLSTVFNDMLDRMQKYIEQQKDFVEDVSHELRTPVAIMEGHLKLLNRWGKDDPEVLDESLQASLQEIERMKSLVQEMLDLSRAEQVEIHYKNEKTAIKPLVLQIINNFKLIYPDFVFNLDDAIRDETDVSIYRNHLEQILVIILDNAVKYSSDRKEIHVSIAADKQNVDIAIQDFGEGMSQEDTEKIFNRFYRVDKARSRHKGGNGLGLAIAKELLTGYKGTIFVESVLDYGSIFRIKLPIHQNEINEPKENN
- a CDS encoding DUF4044 domain-containing protein; protein product: MANKDKTKQTNTTRKMTKIFVWVMLFSMVGTIVIGTIIKLIAF